AGCGAGAAGAACCAAACTGAAGATGGTTGATATAACGTGTTTCAATTTCATTTTTGTTAGAATGCGCTTCCTCCACCTTGTGCTGATGCTGGGCGCTGGTCGTCAGTCATTTCAATTTTCACAAACAGTACATCCACGCTCCAATCTTCATCGCTTGGGCTTTCCAGATCTCCTTTAAACCACCATGTTCCTCCACTGGTATACATTCTCGACCTTGTAGAATGCGAATCTCCGTCATCGCCTGTTGGGTAAAACCCAGCAACCCAAGCAACATAATCCGTGGTAGAAACACCTGTATTCTTATTCGGATTATCGCAATTATTACAGTAGAATCGTCTTAGCATAAATGGTTTGGCTCCATCAACCCAAACATCTCCGCTAGATAAAACACGCATACGTTCAGTTGCCGAAGTATTGACATTCAGTGCTTGATTATCGGTTGTACCGAGGAAATTGTTGGTGGGGTTGGTTCCTCCATTTCCAGCTAACACCCAAGCTGCTTGTGTTGCGCTCAAAGTAGAAGACGGGTCTGTCACACTTAAGATGCCGTTTGCATCCATTGCAATAGCGGTGTTGAAGCTTGGAGGTCCCACCGGACCCGTGGGCCCCGCAATTCCAACAGGTCCTTGTGGTCCAGCCGAGCCGACAATCCCGACTGCTCCTTGAGGACCGGTAGCACCAATGGGACCCGCTGCACCAAGAACTCCAACAACTCCTTGTAAACCAACAGCACCGACTGGCCCCTGTGATCCGGTCGGGCCAGTAATTCCAACAACTCCAACAATACCTTGAGGGCCAGTAATTCCTAAATTTCCTTGCGGCCCTTGGGGTCCGGTGACACCAACTGGGCCAATCGGCCCTACAATATTCGAGGACAAGCCGGTAGGTCCTTGTGGTCCGATGGGTCCTGTAATCCCAACAATTCCGACTGGTCCTTGTGGACCCGTAGGACCAAATGGCTGAACCCATTGTATACCGTCAAAATACCAGAAACCAACCGTGGTCACATCAAATACAAGCAGTCCATTCGTTGGATTCGGAATCATCTGTCGCT
The nucleotide sequence above comes from Flavobacteriales bacterium. Encoded proteins:
- a CDS encoding collagen-like protein; translation: MKLLISITALLFLLMPAMAQQRVGIGTLTPDQTAQLELSSVDKGVLIPRMTSAQRQMIPNPTNGLLVFDVTTVGFWYFDGIQWVQPFGPTGPQGPVGIVGITGPIGPQGPTGLSSNIVGPIGPVGVTGPQGPQGNLGITGPQGIVGVVGITGPTGSQGPVGAVGLQGVVGVLGAAGPIGATGPQGAVGIVGSAGPQGPVGIAGPTGPVGPPSFNTAIAMDANGILSVTDPSSTLSATQAAWVLAGNGGTNPTNNFLGTTDNQALNVNTSATERMRVLSSGDVWVDGAKPFMLRRFYCNNCDNPNKNTGVSTTDYVAWVAGFYPTGDDGDSHSTRSRMYTSGGTWWFKGDLESPSDEDWSVDVLFVKIEMTDDQRPASAQGGGSAF